In Sphingopyxis sp. FD7, a single window of DNA contains:
- a CDS encoding TrbI/VirB10 family protein encodes MTDATHTPSTSPLQAESAASSELSGLNARTARRQKLLLGSLGALALIGGSWFILGGDDKDKTGDPNAAQTIDTAGLVNRDLSQREFVATYGNRLDAVTREQKALKDGSVPRTEIEAQLAALKAENQAMRVDGQAAIDAISAENAELKTRLAAQPASPAPAVLPPAYGPQAGGYDARARSSQSGAAPTGGDPQGGMISSPGEVKLMSFSSDKAATNGLRVGRPDAPPVVVEDSPDYLPPNSYAPARVIVGVDASAGVASQTDPLPVVLRITGPARSVMQNGRVLTTRIQGCVVNGAARGDLSSEKVYVKLARMTCDQPGGRVAVSEVKGFISFAGKSGVRGRVVSREGSLVSQALLAGIVGGFGRGFSANANSVFSGVTTNPDGSRSKLSAGDILGGGLGQGAADAADTVSKYLIERAEQYQPVVEMPTGIDVEIVFLDGVYVRNSQ; translated from the coding sequence ATGACTGATGCAACCCATACGCCAAGCACTTCCCCTTTGCAGGCCGAGAGCGCGGCATCGTCCGAACTTTCCGGGCTCAACGCCCGCACCGCGCGCCGTCAGAAGCTGCTGCTGGGGTCGCTGGGAGCACTCGCCCTCATCGGCGGAAGCTGGTTCATCCTTGGCGGCGACGACAAGGACAAGACCGGCGATCCCAATGCGGCGCAGACGATCGACACGGCAGGCCTGGTCAACCGCGACCTGTCGCAGCGCGAGTTCGTCGCGACCTACGGCAACAGGCTCGATGCGGTCACCCGCGAGCAGAAGGCGCTGAAGGATGGGAGCGTCCCGCGGACGGAGATCGAGGCGCAGCTCGCCGCTCTCAAGGCCGAAAACCAGGCCATGCGGGTCGATGGACAGGCCGCGATCGATGCCATCTCGGCAGAGAACGCCGAGCTCAAGACCCGGCTTGCCGCGCAGCCTGCATCACCGGCACCGGCTGTTCTGCCACCGGCTTATGGGCCGCAGGCAGGCGGCTACGACGCGCGAGCCCGTTCGTCCCAGTCAGGAGCTGCGCCCACTGGGGGTGATCCGCAGGGCGGCATGATCTCGTCGCCTGGCGAGGTGAAGTTGATGAGCTTCAGCTCCGACAAGGCAGCGACCAATGGCCTCCGTGTGGGCCGGCCCGATGCGCCACCGGTCGTCGTCGAGGATTCGCCCGATTATCTGCCGCCCAACTCCTACGCTCCGGCACGCGTAATCGTCGGCGTCGATGCCTCGGCAGGTGTCGCCAGCCAGACCGATCCGCTGCCTGTGGTGCTTCGGATTACCGGCCCTGCTCGTTCGGTGATGCAGAACGGAAGGGTTCTGACCACCCGGATTCAGGGCTGCGTCGTCAACGGCGCGGCACGCGGGGATCTCAGCAGCGAAAAGGTCTATGTGAAGCTCGCCCGCATGACCTGCGATCAGCCTGGCGGCAGGGTCGCAGTGAGCGAGGTCAAAGGCTTCATAAGCTTCGCTGGCAAGTCCGGGGTCCGCGGCCGTGTCGTAAGCCGCGAAGGCAGCCTCGTCAGCCAGGCCCTGCTGGCCGGGATCGTCGGCGGCTTTGGGCGCGGCTTCTCGGCCAATGCCAACAGCGTCTTTTCCGGCGTCACGACCAACCCCGACGGCAGTCGCTCCAAGCTATCGGCCGGCGACATTCTCGGCGGCGGGCTTGGCCAGGGTGCCGCCGATGCGGCCGACACGGTCAGCAAATACCTGATCGAGCGCGCCGAACAGTATCAACCCGTCGTCGAGATGCCGACCGGCATCGATGTCGAGATCGTGTTCCTCGACGGCGTCTACGTGAGGAACTCCCAATGA
- a CDS encoding type-F conjugative transfer system secretin TraK, translating to MAYRPAAHARVLLLSAAALLAVATTPAHAADQFKQAADGAAIECSVSARELTRFALVDDQFASVSKISTGTPYNDFAVTNEPVRGDIYVSVPETYAARSISFFTTTKKGFVYKVACRVEQIPATQVFITNPAIAKNRAADWESQTPIETSAVRLIQAMANDRTVDGFEVRQSTAIPARVGDLEVQLIADYRGASLTGKVVRIHNRGAKSVTLAERDLAPRDTLAVSIAEPKLEPGASTTAFVVGASGETGND from the coding sequence ATGGCTTACCGACCAGCGGCCCACGCACGGGTCCTACTTCTGAGCGCGGCCGCGCTGCTCGCCGTAGCAACTACCCCCGCCCATGCGGCCGACCAGTTCAAACAGGCCGCCGATGGCGCGGCGATCGAATGCAGCGTTTCAGCGCGAGAGCTGACCCGCTTCGCATTGGTCGACGACCAGTTCGCCAGCGTCTCGAAGATCTCGACCGGCACGCCCTACAACGACTTTGCCGTGACGAACGAGCCGGTGCGCGGCGACATCTATGTGTCGGTGCCAGAAACTTACGCGGCACGGTCGATCAGCTTCTTCACCACCACGAAGAAGGGCTTCGTCTACAAGGTCGCGTGCCGGGTTGAGCAAATTCCGGCGACCCAGGTCTTCATCACCAACCCCGCCATCGCGAAGAACCGGGCGGCGGATTGGGAAAGCCAGACCCCGATCGAGACCAGCGCCGTCAGGCTCATCCAGGCGATGGCCAATGACCGGACGGTCGACGGTTTCGAGGTCCGCCAATCGACTGCCATACCCGCACGGGTCGGCGATCTCGAAGTCCAGCTCATCGCTGATTATCGCGGCGCCAGCCTCACTGGGAAGGTCGTCCGCATCCACAATCGCGGAGCGAAAAGCGTGACGCTCGCCGAACGCGATCTCGCACCGCGCGACACGCTCGCCGTCTCGATCGCCGAGCCAAAGCTCGAACCCGGGGCCAGCACCACGGCCTTTGTTGTCGGCGCAAGCGGGGAGACAGGCAATGACTGA
- a CDS encoding type IV conjugative transfer system protein TraE has translation MYSDISHERQQSLLRQRNLFALTSAGLGLALVVAGSLAATRDREVVLVPTVPKALTVSSAGVDADYLELVTRDAALVLLNRSPEGLDYWMNEILKLADPASYGRLKAELVRIVEEQRGSDVTQAFVIRSMTVDPKGLTSDVTGTLKTFVGAQVIASDERRFRFSWTYRGLRLALSGFAQLPPQDKSKEAQ, from the coding sequence ATGTATTCCGACATATCCCACGAACGGCAGCAATCGCTGCTGCGCCAGCGGAACCTCTTTGCGCTCACTAGCGCCGGCCTTGGCCTTGCACTGGTCGTCGCCGGGAGCCTTGCCGCCACCCGCGACCGCGAAGTGGTGCTGGTTCCGACCGTTCCCAAAGCGCTCACCGTGAGCAGTGCCGGGGTCGATGCCGATTATCTCGAGCTCGTCACCCGCGATGCTGCCCTTGTTCTTCTCAATCGCAGTCCGGAAGGCCTCGATTACTGGATGAACGAAATCCTGAAGCTGGCTGATCCCGCAAGCTACGGCCGCCTCAAGGCCGAGCTCGTCCGGATCGTCGAAGAGCAGCGGGGCTCGGATGTCACCCAGGCATTCGTGATCCGGTCGATGACTGTCGATCCCAAGGGTCTGACATCGGATGTGACCGGCACGCTCAAGACCTTCGTCGGCGCGCAGGTGATTGCCAGTGACGAACGCCGCTTCCGTTTCAGCTGGACGTACCGCGGCCTGCGCCTCGCGCTCTCCGGGTTTGCGCAGCTCCCCCCACAGGACAAATCCAAGGAGGCCCAGTGA
- the traL gene encoding type IV conjugative transfer system protein TraL, translating into MADPYIIPRRLDDPELIGFWTIDEFAGMLAPFTWGILTQHIFIGIIVAFGAWFALRKAKAGRASSWVAHAAYWYLPAGFLGLKATPPSHCRLLAG; encoded by the coding sequence ATGGCAGACCCTTACATCATTCCCCGGCGTCTCGATGACCCGGAGCTTATCGGCTTCTGGACCATCGACGAGTTCGCGGGAATGCTGGCCCCCTTCACCTGGGGGATCCTCACCCAGCATATCTTTATCGGCATCATAGTCGCCTTCGGCGCCTGGTTCGCATTGCGAAAGGCCAAAGCAGGACGCGCCAGCTCCTGGGTAGCCCACGCCGCATACTGGTATCTGCCTGCAGGATTTCTGGGCCTCAAGGCAACGCCGCCTTCTCACTGCCGACTACTCGCCGGTTGA
- a CDS encoding AlpA family phage regulatory protein codes for MPHATPDEMHTPQPPEAAPPARLLRLPEVIARVGLRRSAIYQRMSEGRFPRSRSLGPKCVVWVEAEINDWMRDIVSS; via the coding sequence ATGCCGCATGCAACACCAGATGAAATGCACACGCCTCAACCGCCCGAAGCAGCACCGCCGGCGAGGCTTTTGCGCCTGCCGGAAGTGATCGCCCGGGTCGGACTGCGCCGCTCCGCTATCTATCAGCGTATGAGCGAGGGCCGGTTCCCGAGATCGCGATCGCTGGGGCCGAAATGTGTCGTATGGGTCGAAGCGGAAATCAACGACTGGATGCGAGATATTGTGTCGAGCTAA
- the chrA gene encoding chromate efflux transporter: MREVILASLATSPSITFAELLRVFTRIGFLSFGGPAGQIALMHRELVDEHKWISEEDFLHALNFCHLLPGPEAQQLATWIGWRLHGWRGGLAAGLLFVIPGALIILALSVLYAIAANLAWVEALFLGVKAAVLAIVVQALLRIAGRALDTGLKRGLAAAAFVGLFFFDLPFPLIVLGSGVIGMIAGKRRPDLLALKPATGADAVPERPWRTTFFSIALWGAVWAAPMVLIAATLGREHVLWDIGAFFSQLAVVTFGGAYAVLAYMAQEAVQGFGWLQPGEMADGLGLAETTPGPLILVTQFVGYLAAFRAPEPFSPLMAGFLGAMLTTWVTFAPCFMWIFAFAPWIDRLGRAVALKGGLAAVTAAVVGVIGNLTAWFALHVLFTAVGQRHVGPVRLYWPELASFDWRAGLLALLAFTLAFGLKWSVLRVLAACGVGGLVLVLAT, translated from the coding sequence TTGCGCGAGGTTATCTTGGCTTCACTGGCTACTTCCCCGTCCATCACATTTGCCGAACTGCTGCGGGTGTTTACCCGTATCGGCTTCCTTAGTTTCGGAGGCCCCGCCGGACAGATCGCGCTCATGCACCGCGAGCTGGTGGATGAGCACAAATGGATAAGCGAGGAGGACTTTCTCCACGCGCTCAATTTTTGCCACCTGCTTCCCGGCCCCGAAGCGCAGCAGCTGGCGACGTGGATTGGCTGGCGACTGCATGGCTGGCGCGGCGGGCTGGCTGCAGGCTTGCTGTTCGTAATTCCCGGTGCGCTGATCATCCTCGCGCTGTCGGTGCTTTATGCGATCGCCGCCAATCTCGCATGGGTCGAAGCGCTGTTTCTGGGCGTGAAGGCGGCGGTGCTGGCCATCGTCGTGCAAGCTCTCCTGCGGATTGCCGGGCGCGCACTCGATACGGGCCTGAAGCGCGGGCTCGCGGCGGCGGCCTTTGTCGGCCTGTTCTTCTTCGATCTCCCATTCCCGCTGATCGTGCTGGGGTCAGGGGTCATCGGCATGATCGCGGGGAAGAGGCGACCCGATCTGCTGGCGCTCAAGCCAGCCACAGGGGCTGACGCTGTGCCGGAGCGGCCATGGCGCACCACCTTCTTCTCGATTGCGCTGTGGGGCGCAGTGTGGGCGGCGCCGATGGTGCTGATTGCGGCGACGCTGGGGCGCGAGCATGTGTTGTGGGATATCGGGGCCTTCTTCTCGCAGCTTGCCGTGGTGACCTTTGGCGGGGCCTATGCTGTGCTCGCCTATATGGCGCAGGAGGCAGTGCAGGGTTTCGGCTGGCTCCAGCCCGGTGAAATGGCCGACGGGCTCGGCCTGGCCGAGACCACACCGGGGCCACTGATCCTTGTCACCCAATTCGTCGGCTATCTCGCCGCCTTCCGCGCGCCCGAGCCGTTCTCGCCGCTGATGGCAGGGTTCCTCGGGGCGATGCTGACGACCTGGGTCACCTTTGCGCCGTGCTTCATGTGGATCTTCGCCTTTGCCCCGTGGATTGACCGGCTCGGCCGTGCGGTGGCGCTGAAAGGCGGGCTGGCAGCGGTGACGGCGGCGGTGGTGGGGGTGATCGGCAACCTGACCGCGTGGTTCGCGCTGCACGTGCTGTTTACCGCGGTGGGCCAGCGCCATGTCGGCCCGGTTCGGCTCTACTGGCCCGAGCTTGCCAGCTTCGACTGGCGCGCGGGCTTGCTGGCACTACTGGCCTTCACGCTCGCCTTCGGCTTGAAGTGGTCGGTGCTGCGCGTGCTGGCGGCCTGCGGGGTGGGCGGACTGGTTCTGGTTCTGGCGACGTGA
- a CDS encoding superoxide dismutase encodes MSDITRRQAIGTAALSAAGAALVATHGSVAGQAPASAAAAFAGKHTPKPLRFNPAKLTGLSEKLITSHWENNYQGSVRGLNTIETRLAAAMADPEFPPVAYSGLKREELHRTGSVVLHELYFGALGGIGTPGGSITEALTSWFGGYDAWAAEFRRTAMSLAGGSGWCVLTWNAHTRSLHNYWAWDHMHGAVTGTPLIALDMYEHAYHMDYGTAAARYVDAFMANLDWEVVDARYRAAIA; translated from the coding sequence ATGAGCGATATTACCCGAAGGCAGGCAATCGGCACCGCCGCCCTTTCCGCAGCCGGCGCGGCGCTGGTAGCAACCCATGGCAGCGTTGCCGGGCAGGCGCCGGCCTCTGCTGCCGCCGCCTTCGCCGGAAAGCACACCCCCAAGCCGCTGCGCTTTAACCCCGCTAAACTAACCGGGCTGTCGGAGAAGCTCATCACCTCGCACTGGGAGAACAATTACCAGGGCTCGGTGCGCGGGCTCAATACCATCGAGACCCGGCTCGCCGCGGCGATGGCCGATCCCGAATTTCCGCCGGTCGCCTACTCCGGGCTCAAGCGCGAGGAACTGCACCGCACCGGATCGGTGGTGCTGCACGAGCTCTATTTCGGCGCGCTCGGCGGGATTGGCACTCCCGGCGGATCGATCACCGAAGCGCTGACAAGCTGGTTCGGCGGATACGATGCCTGGGCGGCCGAGTTCCGGCGCACCGCGATGAGCCTTGCCGGCGGATCGGGCTGGTGCGTGCTCACGTGGAACGCGCACACCCGGTCGCTCCACAATTACTGGGCTTGGGATCACATGCACGGCGCGGTGACCGGCACCCCGCTGATCGCGCTCGACATGTATGAACATGCCTATCACATGGACTATGGCACCGCCGCCGCGCGCTATGTCGATGCTTTCATGGCCAATCTCGACTGGGAGGTGGTCGACGCGCGGTATCGCGCGGCGATTGCCTGA